In the Streptomyces sp. f51 genome, one interval contains:
- a CDS encoding IS5 family transposase (programmed frameshift) — protein sequence MWDRIEPLMPADPVRGRRWADHRRTLEAIAWKYRTCSPWRDLPDELGSFQTAHKRLIRWAMDGTWERIFAAVLAAAEGADDIGWTVSVDSTVCRAHQHAAGARKKGAPGRAEPDDHALGRSRGGLSTKVHLASDGHARPLALRVTAGQAGDAPAFESVMAGIRVPRSGPGRPRTRPDAVLADRAYSSRAIRSHLRRRGIRAVIPQPSDQIGHRLRRGRAGGRPPVFDSEAYKQRNAVERCINRLKQWRGLAMRTDKLAIAYQAALQLAAILIWVRR from the exons ATGTGGGACCGGATCGAGCCGCTGATGCCGGCCGATCCGGTCCGCGGTCGGCGGTGGGCCGATCATCGCCGAACCTTGGAGGCCATCGCATGGAAGTACCGAACCTGCTCGCCCTGGCGGGACCTACCCGACGAGCTCGGCTCGTTCCAGACCGCTCACAAACGGCTGATCAGGTGGGCCATGGACGGCACCTGGGAACGTATCTTTGCCGCGGTCCTGGCAGCGGCCGAGGGTGCTGACGACATCGGCTGGACCGTGTCGGTGGACTCCACCGTCTGCCGGGCTCACCAGCACGCCGCCGGAGCCAGGAAAA AAGGGGCTCCAGGCCGGGCCGAACCCGACGACCACGCGCTCGGGCGCTCCCGAGGCGGCCTGAGCACGAAGGTCCACCTCGCCAGCGACGGCCATGCACGACCCCTGGCCCTCCGCGTCACCGCAGGCCAGGCGGGCGACGCCCCGGCCTTCGAGAGCGTCATGGCCGGCATCCGTGTTCCGCGAAGCGGACCGGGAAGACCGAGGACCCGGCCCGATGCCGTCCTGGCGGACCGCGCGTACTCATCCCGCGCGATCCGAAGTCACCTCCGCCGACGCGGAATCCGCGCTGTCATCCCCCAGCCATCCGACCAGATCGGCCACCGTCTGCGGCGAGGCCGCGCCGGCGGTCGCCCACCGGTTTTCGACTCCGAGGCGTACAAGCAGCGCAACGCGGTCGAACGGTGCATCAACCGGCTCAAGCAGTGGCGCGGCCTGGCCATGCGAACCGACAAGCTCGCCATCGCCTACCAGGCCGCACTCCAACTCGCCGCCATCCTCATCTGGGTCCGGCGATAG
- a CDS encoding DUF5990 family protein, producing MRIRIDADDLPGPSCPAPEGRGDGSAYDNIHVAVQRRDRPAELLDPQPGDGVSATWTLDCTVVPTAEGPEVTGPYVQYRLGHRFIYLSWGTVDEAGVFSMFRRAKLMLDAVPADVLATAAREGLLVGRLGLTDPLGNPRCARVVPPDIAWTAEAA from the coding sequence ATGCGCATCCGTATCGACGCCGACGACCTGCCCGGACCCAGCTGCCCCGCCCCCGAGGGACGCGGTGACGGCTCGGCGTACGACAACATCCACGTGGCCGTGCAACGCCGTGACCGTCCGGCCGAACTCCTCGATCCCCAGCCGGGCGACGGCGTGTCCGCGACCTGGACCCTCGACTGCACGGTCGTGCCCACGGCGGAGGGCCCCGAGGTGACGGGCCCCTATGTGCAGTACCGCCTGGGGCACCGGTTCATCTATCTGTCGTGGGGCACCGTCGACGAGGCGGGTGTCTTCAGCATGTTCCGCCGGGCCAAGCTCATGCTCGACGCCGTCCCGGCCGACGTGCTCGCCACCGCCGCGCGCGAGGGACTCCTCGTCGGCCGCCTGGGTCTGACCGACCCGCTCGGCAACCCGCGCTGTGCCCGTGTCGTGCCGCCGGACATCGCGTGGACGGCGGAAGCCGCCTAG
- a CDS encoding medium chain dehydrogenase/reductase family protein, with translation MNAEGLVEVVLPGKVEPEGLEIRTGAVPVAGPGQVVVRMEATGVSFAEQQMRRGRYYDQPPFPFVPGYDLVGTVLTTGQGVDPGLAGTRVAALLKVGGWASHVRVEAADVVPVPAGVGAAEAETVVVNGITAWQMLHRKARVRAGQTVLVHGANGGVGSVLVQLARAAGAKVIGTASARHHEALREQGVVPVDYRTENVAARVRELAPGGVDAVFDHVGGRSAVDSWHLLAPGGTLVSYGSASTRDDTGSKQWPVLKLLGRVWLWNTLPNGRHAYFFNIWAGKALSRDRFRARLRADLTQVFDALRRGDVTARIAARLPLTEAAEALRLAESGTVAGKVVLSA, from the coding sequence ATGAACGCCGAAGGGCTCGTCGAGGTCGTCCTGCCGGGCAAGGTGGAGCCGGAGGGGCTGGAGATCCGGACCGGCGCCGTGCCCGTCGCGGGCCCCGGCCAGGTCGTCGTCCGGATGGAGGCGACCGGCGTCTCCTTCGCCGAGCAGCAGATGCGCCGCGGCCGGTACTACGACCAGCCGCCGTTCCCCTTCGTGCCCGGCTACGACCTGGTCGGCACCGTTCTCACCACCGGCCAGGGGGTCGACCCGGGACTCGCCGGCACCCGCGTCGCCGCCCTGCTCAAGGTCGGCGGGTGGGCCAGCCATGTGCGGGTGGAGGCGGCCGACGTCGTACCGGTGCCCGCCGGGGTCGGCGCGGCGGAGGCGGAGACCGTGGTCGTCAACGGCATCACGGCCTGGCAGATGCTGCACCGCAAGGCACGGGTCCGCGCCGGGCAGACCGTCCTCGTGCACGGCGCCAACGGCGGCGTCGGTTCCGTCCTGGTCCAGCTCGCCCGCGCCGCGGGCGCGAAGGTGATCGGCACGGCCTCGGCGCGCCATCACGAAGCCCTGCGGGAACAGGGTGTGGTCCCCGTCGACTACCGCACCGAGAACGTGGCCGCCCGCGTACGGGAACTCGCGCCCGGCGGTGTCGACGCCGTGTTCGACCACGTCGGAGGGCGCAGCGCCGTCGACTCCTGGCACCTGCTGGCCCCGGGCGGCACGCTCGTCTCGTACGGCAGCGCCTCCACCCGCGACGACACGGGGTCCAAGCAGTGGCCCGTGCTCAAGCTGCTCGGCCGGGTGTGGCTGTGGAACACCCTGCCCAACGGCCGCCACGCCTACTTCTTCAACATCTGGGCCGGCAAGGCACTGTCCCGCGACCGCTTCCGCGCCCGGCTGCGCGCCGACCTCACGCAGGTCTTCGACGCGCTCAGGCGCGGTGACGTCACCGCCCGGATCGCCGCCCGGCTGCCCCTGACCGAGGCCGCCGAGGCGCTGCGGCTCGCGGAGTCCGGCACGGTCGCCGGCAAGGTCGTCCTCAGCGCCTAG
- a CDS encoding diacylglycerol kinase family protein, with translation MPTAVPDRTAGVPGSLTETGKPARSFAPPRGTGRTAARIAALTACQAATMVGLGLLITGPARHLWPLTAEDTVNERLERARTGTLTTLSSIASEAGNTLTVVTITLLACLGLLLIPRLPMWRQAVFLAVAVSLQSLVFLAVTTSVDRHRPEVDRLDASPPTSSYTSGHTGASTALYAGLAVLALSRIRGPWRRVVAGLFLLLPLLVALARLYRGMHHPTDVLGGLLNGGLSLLIVGRALLAGPSVTAAPSADATADARPAEEHPPGTTAVILNPTVTDASARDELLRVLERHGHRAPRFLETTADDPGAGQTARAVREGARLVVVCGGDGTVRTVADALAGSGVPLAVVPCGTGNLLARNLGLPLSPVAALEAALDGGPRRLDLAAVEGDGLSPTRFTAMAGAGLDAAMMEHTDARAKATLGWPAYALAGITTLRTPRMRVTIRLDGSPAFHRTARMVLVANVGTVQGGITLLPAARPDDGLLDLLVLDPRGPGGWLRAVRTLLRGRAAPARPSTVRTVAAEDDRHDEVPVEFFTFRRAELTFATPQSRELDGDPVGPGRRLTAEVQPGALTVLLPSREK, from the coding sequence ATGCCGACCGCCGTACCGGACAGAACCGCCGGAGTACCCGGCAGCCTGACCGAGACAGGGAAACCCGCCCGCTCGTTCGCGCCGCCCCGGGGCACCGGCAGGACAGCGGCTCGCATCGCCGCGCTGACCGCGTGCCAGGCGGCGACGATGGTGGGCCTCGGACTGCTCATCACCGGTCCCGCGCGCCATCTGTGGCCGCTGACGGCCGAGGACACCGTGAACGAGCGCCTCGAACGGGCCAGGACCGGCACCCTCACCACGCTGTCGTCCATCGCCTCGGAAGCCGGCAACACCCTCACCGTCGTCACCATCACGCTGCTGGCCTGCCTGGGCCTGCTCCTGATACCCCGTCTCCCGATGTGGCGTCAGGCGGTGTTCCTCGCCGTCGCCGTCTCGCTCCAGTCGCTGGTGTTCCTGGCCGTCACCACGTCGGTGGACCGCCACCGGCCCGAGGTGGACCGCCTCGACGCCTCGCCGCCGACGTCGAGTTACACCTCGGGACACACCGGGGCGTCGACCGCCCTGTACGCCGGTCTCGCGGTTCTCGCGCTGTCGCGGATCCGCGGGCCGTGGCGCAGGGTCGTGGCCGGGCTGTTCCTGCTCCTGCCGCTCCTCGTGGCCCTGGCCCGGCTCTACCGCGGCATGCATCACCCGACGGACGTCCTCGGCGGCCTCCTCAACGGCGGGCTGTCGCTGCTGATCGTGGGACGCGCCCTGCTGGCCGGCCCGTCCGTGACCGCGGCGCCGTCCGCGGACGCCACGGCGGACGCCCGCCCCGCCGAGGAGCACCCGCCCGGCACGACCGCCGTGATCCTCAATCCCACGGTGACCGACGCCTCCGCTCGCGACGAGCTGCTGCGGGTCCTGGAACGGCACGGCCACCGCGCACCCCGGTTCCTGGAGACCACCGCGGACGATCCCGGGGCCGGGCAGACGGCCCGCGCGGTCCGGGAGGGCGCGCGACTCGTCGTGGTCTGCGGCGGGGACGGCACGGTCCGCACGGTCGCCGACGCCCTGGCCGGAAGCGGGGTCCCCCTGGCCGTGGTCCCCTGCGGCACCGGCAATCTGCTGGCCCGCAACCTCGGCCTGCCGCTCTCCCCCGTCGCCGCGCTCGAAGCGGCGCTGGACGGCGGCCCCCGCCGGCTCGACCTCGCGGCCGTCGAGGGCGACGGCCTGAGCCCCACCCGCTTCACCGCGATGGCAGGCGCCGGGCTGGACGCGGCGATGATGGAGCACACCGACGCCCGCGCCAAGGCCACCCTCGGCTGGCCGGCCTACGCGCTGGCGGGCATCACCACCCTGCGGACGCCCCGGATGCGGGTGACGATCCGGCTGGACGGATCCCCCGCCTTCCACCGCACGGCCCGCATGGTGCTCGTCGCCAACGTCGGCACCGTGCAGGGCGGGATCACCCTGCTGCCCGCCGCCCGCCCCGACGACGGACTGCTCGACCTGCTGGTCCTCGACCCGCGCGGGCCGGGCGGGTGGCTGCGGGCCGTACGGACGCTGCTGCGCGGGCGCGCCGCACCGGCACGCCCTTCCACCGTGCGGACCGTCGCCGCCGAGGACGACCGGCACGACGAGGTCCCGGTGGAGTTCTTCACCTTCCGGCGCGCCGAACTCACCTTCGCCACCCCGCAGTCCAGAGAACTCGACGGGGATCCGGTGGGACCCGGCCGGCGTCTGACCGCCGAGGTCCAGCCCGGGGCGCTGACCGTCCTGCTGCCCTCCCGGGAGAAGTGA
- a CDS encoding DUF6400 family protein — MAPQNPPLRPDAPGFVEFTVDLTAQEVLRQAQVLAVLGPDWDPMEVMRQEEAAYELLYSGLDEGQQRVYDGLVAAGVLPRRGDGRAAA, encoded by the coding sequence ATGGCCCCACAGAATCCCCCGCTCCGTCCGGACGCCCCCGGGTTCGTCGAGTTCACCGTCGACCTCACCGCCCAGGAGGTCCTGCGCCAGGCCCAGGTCCTCGCCGTCCTCGGTCCCGACTGGGACCCGATGGAGGTCATGCGCCAGGAGGAGGCCGCGTACGAGCTCCTGTACTCCGGCCTCGACGAAGGGCAGCAGCGCGTGTACGACGGCCTCGTCGCCGCCGGTGTGCTTCCCCGCCGCGGAGACGGCCGTGCTGCCGCTTGA
- a CDS encoding phosphatase PAP2 family protein, with product MAARTTTLSPRERRLTADRRFGARLLGSAAVAAVTAVPFGLLLVLVEGQWRPLRRLDVSAARRLHEIALEHPAWTSTLRFLSDRVWDPLTLRTAVALLTLWLLHRRAWRLAAWSAVTAVAGGVIGLLVKTVVERARPSLEDPVARAPGFSFPSGHAMTATTSFAVLLLVLLPVVPRRWRAVCWGASVLSVVGVGFTRVALGVHWFSDVLGGWLLGLTVVALTAWAFEAWRADTGRRPADVGEGLEPELTGERPEAGGGG from the coding sequence ATGGCGGCACGCACCACGACCCTGAGCCCGCGGGAGCGCCGCCTGACGGCCGACCGCCGGTTCGGCGCCCGGCTGCTCGGCTCGGCCGCGGTGGCCGCCGTCACCGCCGTGCCCTTCGGTCTGCTTCTCGTCCTTGTCGAGGGACAGTGGCGGCCGCTGCGCCGGCTGGACGTGAGCGCCGCCCGCCGACTGCACGAAATCGCCCTGGAGCATCCCGCCTGGACGAGCACGCTGCGCTTCCTCTCCGACCGGGTCTGGGATCCGCTCACCCTGCGTACGGCCGTCGCGCTGCTGACCCTCTGGCTGCTGCACCGCCGGGCCTGGCGTCTGGCCGCGTGGTCGGCGGTGACGGCCGTGGCCGGCGGGGTCATCGGGCTCCTGGTCAAGACGGTCGTCGAGCGGGCCCGTCCGTCGCTGGAGGATCCGGTGGCACGGGCCCCGGGGTTCTCCTTTCCCTCGGGCCATGCCATGACCGCCACCACCTCGTTCGCCGTTCTGCTGCTGGTGCTGCTGCCCGTCGTACCGCGCCGCTGGCGGGCGGTGTGCTGGGGTGCCTCCGTGCTCTCGGTCGTCGGGGTCGGCTTCACCCGGGTGGCCCTGGGCGTCCACTGGTTCAGCGACGTGCTGGGCGGCTGGCTGCTCGGCCTGACCGTCGTCGCCCTCACCGCCTGGGCGTTCGAGGCCTGGCGGGCCGACACGGGGAGGCGTCCCGCCGACGTCGGCGAAGGTCTGGAGCCCGAACTCACCGGCGAGCGGCCCGAAGCAGGAGGCGGCGGGTGA
- a CDS encoding protein kinase, whose product MSTWAVPGYTESRELGSGASGRVALAVHEGTGHPVAVKYLSESLRTRPGFVQEFRAEARLLGGLRSDHVAGLYEYVEGPEGAAIVMELVDGVSLRTVLGRQAPLEPEAALVLLKGSLLGLADAHRLGVVHRDYKPENVLVRPDGTSKLVDFGIAATDGTTAGIAGTPSYMAPEQWTGAPASPAADVYAATATFFECLTGRKPYTGENLAELALQHVDGTIPADEVPEPVRDLVLRGLAKAPEQRPARAEDFVAELEATAGGAYGADWEERGRRRLAALAALSLLLLPSTPAVPRHATDTARTVLGGAPGWLRTWQPSLRGLLVAGAALVAALLLTYGIDRHAPDFGTPRRAAEALATTSAQPAGDGGPTATGDSGSPTPSSSSSVSGPATPSASATDATAQPTVSASTTAGVSPSATVAPPTPPVTATAEPTTASPSPSVTTGVKSVAFSGFRQTGNATAAATVTVTTDGTGPVTLTVAWFTGEVSGQSGTQDGAADTYQRSGSTQYTIALDHTFAGTGCYWAVQATTRPASADGGAWQQLLTRRCTLT is encoded by the coding sequence ATGAGCACATGGGCGGTACCGGGCTACACCGAGTCCCGCGAGCTCGGTTCGGGGGCGAGCGGGCGGGTCGCGCTGGCCGTGCACGAGGGGACCGGTCATCCGGTCGCGGTCAAGTACCTCAGCGAGTCGCTGCGTACGCGTCCGGGCTTCGTCCAGGAGTTCCGGGCGGAGGCGCGGCTGCTCGGCGGGCTGCGCAGCGACCATGTGGCCGGCCTCTACGAGTACGTGGAGGGGCCCGAGGGCGCGGCCATCGTCATGGAGCTGGTGGACGGCGTGTCCCTGCGGACCGTGCTCGGCCGGCAGGCCCCGCTGGAACCGGAGGCCGCTCTCGTCCTCCTCAAGGGCTCACTGCTCGGCCTCGCCGACGCCCACCGCCTCGGCGTGGTCCACCGTGACTACAAACCGGAGAACGTGCTCGTCCGCCCGGACGGCACCTCGAAACTCGTCGACTTCGGGATCGCCGCGACCGACGGCACCACCGCCGGCATCGCGGGCACCCCGTCGTACATGGCGCCCGAGCAGTGGACCGGCGCGCCCGCCTCGCCCGCGGCCGACGTGTACGCCGCGACGGCGACGTTCTTCGAGTGCCTGACCGGGCGCAAGCCCTACACCGGCGAGAACCTCGCCGAGCTGGCCCTCCAGCACGTGGACGGGACGATTCCCGCCGACGAGGTCCCCGAGCCGGTGCGCGACCTCGTGCTGCGCGGCCTCGCCAAGGCGCCCGAGCAGCGGCCCGCGCGCGCCGAGGACTTCGTCGCGGAGCTGGAGGCGACGGCCGGCGGCGCGTACGGCGCGGACTGGGAGGAGCGGGGCCGCCGCCGGCTCGCGGCGCTCGCGGCCCTGTCGCTGCTGCTGCTCCCCTCCACCCCCGCCGTGCCGCGGCACGCCACGGACACGGCGCGCACGGTCCTCGGCGGCGCACCCGGCTGGCTGCGGACCTGGCAGCCGAGCCTGCGCGGACTGCTCGTCGCCGGGGCGGCCCTCGTGGCGGCCCTGCTGCTGACGTACGGCATCGACCGCCACGCCCCGGACTTCGGCACACCGCGCAGGGCCGCGGAGGCACTGGCCACGACCAGCGCGCAGCCGGCCGGTGACGGCGGCCCGACGGCCACGGGCGACTCCGGCTCGCCGACGCCGTCCTCGTCGTCGTCCGTGTCGGGTCCGGCCACGCCCTCCGCCTCGGCCACGGACGCGACCGCACAGCCGACGGTGTCGGCGTCCACGACCGCCGGTGTGTCCCCTTCGGCCACCGTGGCACCCCCGACGCCACCGGTCACGGCGACGGCCGAGCCCACCACGGCGTCCCCTTCGCCCAGCGTCACGACCGGCGTCAAGTCCGTGGCGTTCAGCGGCTTCCGGCAGACGGGCAACGCGACGGCGGCGGCGACGGTGACCGTCACCACCGACGGAACCGGACCGGTCACCCTCACGGTCGCGTGGTTCACCGGCGAGGTCAGCGGGCAGTCCGGGACCCAGGACGGCGCGGCGGACACGTACCAGCGCAGCGGTTCGACCCAGTACACCATCGCCCTCGACCACACCTTCGCGGGAACGGGCTGCTACTGGGCCGTCCAGGCCACCACCCGCCCGGCCTCCGCCGACGGCGGCGCCTGGCAGCAGCTTCTGACCCGGCGGTGCACACTGACATGA
- a CDS encoding putative quinol monooxygenase gives MIFITVKFSVRPEDAEKWPEITADFTAATRAEPGCLWFDWSRSLDDPTEYVLVEAFRDDAAGASHVQSAHFKAAQQALPPHLTATPRIVNVTIPQDDWSLLGEMVVEEQP, from the coding sequence ATGATCTTCATCACCGTCAAGTTCAGCGTCCGCCCCGAGGACGCGGAGAAGTGGCCGGAGATCACCGCCGACTTCACGGCGGCCACCCGCGCCGAGCCCGGCTGTCTGTGGTTCGACTGGTCCCGCAGTCTCGACGACCCGACGGAGTACGTCCTGGTCGAGGCCTTCCGCGACGACGCCGCCGGGGCCTCCCACGTCCAGTCCGCTCATTTCAAGGCCGCTCAGCAGGCCCTGCCGCCCCATCTGACCGCGACACCGCGCATCGTGAACGTGACGATCCCGCAGGACGACTGGTCCCTCCTCGGCGAGATGGTCGTCGAGGAGCAGCCCTAG
- a CDS encoding YihY/virulence factor BrkB family protein codes for MGTATRVPETRAMSGEELSADEALASLRRYGGWPLLRDAFIRFRYADGFSHSRALALQTVLALVPLAIAFVGLSSVLHTEDIGRVAELTIRRISAGPSAEVVDDALRRSRHTAGDGAQVALWFGLAFSLVNVTTAMCQIERGANRIYGNERDRVFHRKYLRGLVMSLSAGIPLGLGFVLMVAGGDLASAVVTVYHLDGGAKTAWDMLRWPSGLLLALISASAIFRRSPRRRQPGYTWLAFGAAVYLVLWTALTLLLSLYLRVSGSFDTVYGPLSAFMSLLLWAYLTSIALFLGLSFAAQLEASRARRPGPVRPDPGV; via the coding sequence ATGGGTACCGCGACAAGGGTCCCCGAGACCCGTGCCATGAGCGGGGAGGAGCTCTCCGCCGACGAGGCGCTCGCGTCCCTGCGCCGCTACGGCGGCTGGCCCCTGCTGCGCGACGCGTTCATCCGCTTCCGCTACGCCGACGGCTTCAGCCATTCCCGCGCGCTCGCCCTCCAGACGGTCCTGGCCCTGGTCCCGCTGGCCATCGCGTTCGTCGGCCTGTCCTCGGTCCTGCACACCGAGGACATCGGCAGGGTCGCCGAACTGACGATCCGCCGGATCAGCGCGGGCCCCAGCGCCGAGGTGGTCGACGACGCGCTGCGCCGCAGCCGGCACACGGCGGGCGACGGGGCCCAGGTCGCCCTGTGGTTCGGGCTGGCCTTCTCCCTGGTCAACGTGACCACCGCGATGTGCCAGATCGAGCGCGGTGCCAACCGGATCTACGGGAACGAGCGCGACCGCGTCTTCCACCGGAAGTATCTGCGCGGTCTGGTCATGTCCCTGAGCGCGGGCATCCCGCTCGGCCTCGGTTTCGTCCTGATGGTGGCCGGCGGCGACCTGGCGTCCGCGGTCGTGACGGTCTACCACCTCGACGGAGGCGCCAAGACCGCCTGGGACATGCTGCGTTGGCCCTCAGGACTGCTCCTCGCCCTGATCTCGGCCAGCGCGATCTTCCGCCGCTCCCCCCGCCGCCGCCAGCCCGGATACACCTGGCTCGCCTTCGGCGCCGCCGTGTATCTGGTGCTGTGGACGGCGCTGACCCTGCTGCTGAGCCTGTATCTCCGGGTGAGCGGCAGCTTCGACACCGTCTACGGCCCGCTCAGTGCCTTCATGTCCCTCCTGCTCTGGGCCTATCTGACGTCGATCGCCCTGTTCCTCGGACTGTCCTTCGCCGCGCAGCTGGAGGCCTCGCGCGCACGGCGCCCCGGTCCGGTCCGACCCGATCCGGGAGTCTGA
- a CDS encoding oxidoreductase yields MTTTERWELGGDLSVARIGYGSMKLTGWPRGERPDRDTSLGILRRAVELGVNHIDTSNYYARDGVSANELIREALHPYPDDLVIVTKVGALVEGPDISLPEARKTGLTPDNLRRGVEANLRSLGLDRMDVVNLRMGDIGAADTASLAGPLEALLALREEGLIRHIGVSNISADEFAEARKIAPIACVQNLYNLAQRDDDPLVDACAEAGVAFVPFFPVGGFQPVTAEHLETVAARHGATTPQVALAWLLARSPNILLIPGTGSLAHLEENIAAGTLELTAEDLAELG; encoded by the coding sequence GTGACGACGACTGAACGATGGGAACTCGGCGGCGACTTGAGCGTCGCGCGGATCGGCTACGGCTCGATGAAGCTGACGGGCTGGCCGAGAGGCGAGCGGCCGGACCGTGACACCTCACTGGGGATTCTGCGCCGCGCCGTGGAACTCGGGGTGAACCACATCGACACCTCGAACTACTACGCACGGGACGGGGTCTCGGCGAACGAGCTGATTCGGGAGGCGCTGCACCCGTACCCGGACGACCTGGTGATCGTGACCAAGGTGGGCGCCCTGGTCGAAGGCCCGGACATCTCCCTGCCCGAGGCGCGGAAGACGGGCCTGACCCCTGACAATCTGCGTCGCGGTGTCGAGGCGAACCTCAGATCGCTCGGTCTGGACCGGATGGACGTGGTGAACCTCCGGATGGGCGACATCGGCGCGGCCGACACGGCGTCCCTGGCCGGGCCCCTGGAAGCGCTGCTGGCGCTGCGCGAGGAGGGTCTGATCCGGCACATCGGCGTTTCCAACATCTCGGCCGACGAGTTCGCCGAGGCCCGCAAGATCGCGCCGATCGCCTGTGTGCAGAACCTGTACAACCTCGCCCAGCGCGACGACGATCCCCTCGTCGACGCCTGCGCGGAGGCCGGCGTCGCCTTCGTCCCCTTCTTCCCCGTCGGCGGCTTCCAGCCGGTCACCGCCGAACACCTGGAGACCGTGGCCGCACGCCACGGCGCGACCACGCCCCAGGTGGCCCTGGCCTGGCTGCTGGCCCGATCGCCGAACATCCTCCTCATCCCGGGCACCGGCTCCCTCGCGCACCTGGAGGAGAACATCGCCGCCGGAACGCTCGAACTGACCGCGGAGGACCTCGCCGAACTGGGGTGA
- the pgm gene encoding phosphoglucomutase (alpha-D-glucose-1,6-bisphosphate-dependent) yields MQHERAGRPAGPEDLVDVARLVTAYYALHPDPAEPGQRVAFGTSGHRGSSLATAFNEDHIAATSQAICEYRDAQGTDGPLFLGADSHALSEPAKVTALEVFAANDVTVLLDSADGYTPTPAVSHAILTYNRGRSSGLADGVVVTPSHNPPADGGFKYNPPNGGPAGSEATSWIQDRANELIRDGLKDVRRVPYARALAAPGTGRYDFLGTYVADLPQVLDLDAIRDAGVRIGADPLGGASVAYWGRIAEQHALDLTVVNPLTDPTWRFMTLDWDGKIRMDCSSPYAMASLIERRDRFQISTGNDADADRHGIVTPDGGLMNPNHYLAAAIAYLYSHRDQWPAGTGIGKTLVSSGMIDRVAADLGRRLVEVPVGFKWFVDGLVDGSLGFGGEESAGASFLRRDGSVWTTDKDGIILALLASEITGATGKTPSEHYKGLTARFGEPAYERIDAPASREEKALLAKLSPAQITTDTLAGEPVTAVLTEAPGNGAPIGGIKVTTENAWFAARPSGTEDVYKIYAESFLGTDHLRRVQDEARAVVSAALSG; encoded by the coding sequence ATGCAGCACGAGCGAGCGGGCCGGCCGGCCGGCCCCGAGGACCTCGTCGACGTGGCCCGGTTGGTCACCGCGTACTACGCGCTCCACCCCGACCCGGCCGAACCCGGCCAGCGCGTCGCCTTCGGTACGTCGGGACACCGCGGTTCGTCACTGGCGACCGCGTTCAACGAGGACCACATCGCCGCCACGAGCCAGGCCATCTGCGAGTACCGCGACGCCCAGGGCACCGACGGCCCCCTCTTCCTGGGCGCCGACAGCCACGCGCTCTCGGAACCCGCCAAGGTCACCGCCCTGGAGGTGTTCGCGGCCAACGACGTGACCGTGCTCCTGGACAGCGCGGACGGCTACACGCCCACGCCCGCGGTGTCGCACGCCATCCTCACGTACAACCGCGGACGGTCCTCAGGACTCGCCGACGGCGTGGTGGTCACCCCCTCCCACAATCCGCCCGCCGACGGCGGCTTCAAGTACAACCCGCCGAACGGCGGCCCTGCGGGTTCGGAGGCGACCTCCTGGATCCAGGACCGGGCCAACGAACTCATCAGGGACGGCCTCAAGGACGTACGGCGCGTCCCCTACGCCCGGGCGCTCGCCGCGCCGGGCACCGGCAGGTACGACTTCCTCGGCACCTATGTGGCCGATCTGCCGCAGGTGCTCGACCTGGACGCGATCCGCGACGCCGGGGTGCGGATCGGCGCGGACCCGCTGGGCGGGGCCTCGGTCGCCTACTGGGGGCGCATCGCCGAGCAGCACGCGCTGGACCTGACCGTCGTCAACCCGCTCACCGACCCCACCTGGCGGTTCATGACGCTGGACTGGGACGGCAAGATCCGCATGGACTGCTCCTCGCCCTACGCGATGGCCTCGCTCATCGAGCGGCGCGACCGTTTCCAGATCTCCACCGGCAACGACGCCGACGCCGACCGCCACGGGATCGTCACCCCCGACGGCGGCCTCATGAACCCCAACCACTATCTGGCCGCCGCCATCGCCTACCTCTACTCCCACCGCGACCAGTGGCCCGCCGGGACGGGGATCGGCAAGACCCTGGTGTCGTCCGGGATGATCGACCGGGTCGCCGCCGATCTCGGCCGCCGGCTGGTCGAGGTGCCGGTCGGATTCAAGTGGTTCGTGGACGGGCTGGTCGACGGCTCCCTCGGGTTCGGCGGCGAGGAATCGGCGGGCGCCTCCTTCCTGCGCCGCGACGGCTCGGTCTGGACCACGGACAAGGACGGCATCATCCTGGCCCTGCTCGCCTCCGAGATCACGGGAGCGACCGGGAAGACGCCCTCCGAGCACTACAAGGGACTCACCGCGCGCTTCGGCGAGCCCGCCTACGAGCGCATCGACGCCCCCGCCTCGCGCGAGGAGAAGGCCCTGCTGGCCAAGCTCTCGCCCGCGCAGATCACCACCGACACGCTCGCGGGGGAGCCGGTCACCGCGGTCCTCACCGAGGCGCCGGGCAACGGCGCGCCCATCGGCGGCATCAAGGTGACCACCGAGAACGCCTGGTTCGCGGCCCGCCCCTCGGGCACCGAGGACGTCTACAAGATCTACGCGGAGTCGTTCCTCGGGACCGACCACCTGCGCCGGGTGCAGGACGAGGCCAGGGCGGTGGTCTCGGCGGCCCTGTCCGGCTGA